In a genomic window of Coriobacteriia bacterium:
- a CDS encoding iron ABC transporter permease, translated as MVVMFVGSFSVGRYPVTPWQLIQNIWWHFADPASITNQQIQTVIFNIRLPRVLVAMIVGGALSVAGASYQGMFKNPLVSPDILGASAGASLGACLALLLNMPTAMIQLFAFTGGMLAVALAVGMNRLVKYDPILGLVLGGILVSTLFQAGTSLVKYLADANDKLPTITFWLMGSFASIDQRDFLTILVPMLLGFVLLMTQRWRLNVLSFGEEEARSMGVNTRLTRLIVIFASTLVVSTAVAVAGVIGWIGLVIPHLGRALVGPNYRVLLPVSVLLGSSYLLLVDDIARLASSVEVPIGILTAIFGVPFFVVIFRHNVRGWN; from the coding sequence ATGGTGGTGATGTTCGTCGGGTCGTTCTCGGTCGGGAGATATCCCGTGACGCCATGGCAGCTCATTCAGAACATCTGGTGGCACTTCGCCGATCCGGCATCGATCACCAACCAGCAGATCCAGACCGTGATCTTCAACATCAGGCTTCCCAGAGTTCTTGTTGCCATGATTGTTGGGGGCGCCCTGTCGGTTGCGGGGGCGTCCTACCAAGGGATGTTCAAGAATCCGCTCGTCTCGCCCGACATTCTCGGCGCATCTGCGGGAGCGAGTCTCGGGGCGTGCCTCGCTCTCCTGCTCAACATGCCGACGGCGATGATTCAGCTTTTCGCCTTCACGGGCGGCATGCTCGCGGTGGCACTCGCGGTGGGGATGAACCGGCTGGTGAAGTACGACCCCATCCTCGGACTCGTTCTCGGCGGCATCTTGGTATCGACGCTGTTCCAGGCGGGCACATCGCTCGTGAAGTACCTCGCCGACGCCAACGACAAGCTGCCGACAATCACGTTCTGGCTGATGGGCAGCTTCGCGTCGATCGACCAGCGGGACTTCCTCACCATCCTCGTGCCCATGCTTCTCGGCTTCGTGCTTCTCATGACGCAACGATGGCGGCTGAATGTGTTGTCGTTCGGGGAGGAAGAGGCGCGTAGCATGGGCGTAAACACGCGCCTGACGCGCCTGATCGTCATCTTCGCTTCGACGCTGGTCGTCTCGACCGCAGTGGCGGTCGCGGGGGTCATCGGCTGGATCGGGCTTGTGATCCCGCATCTCGGCCGGGCGCTTGTCGGCCCCAACTACCGCGTGCTCCTGCCGGTCTCGGTGCTGCTTGGCTCGAGTTACCTGCTGCTGGTCGACGACATCGCTCGTCTGGCGTCCTCTGTCGAGGTTCCCATCGGCATTCTCACGGCGATCTTCGGGGTGCCGTTCTTCGTCGTGATCTTCCGCCACAACGTTCGGGGGTGGAACTGA
- a CDS encoding DUF364 domain-containing protein: MGADAAPACLSVGGTVAECPGATREPWALYDHLIAGIPRGIRIEHWCLGSRWAYVDAECGMGVSLAVKGGPGAYSLAEQADGLQLHELAAYAKSWNFREASVGIAALNAWHSSPERLAVLGVRLSAERDVGRRDDAFRAYREQIRGRRVAVIGHFPAVGDLADLCELTVLERSPASTSDLPDSACEFLLPRQDFVFITGTAMTNKTIVRLLELSRRATCILVGPSVVPSPVLFDYGVDVAAGSVVVDKARVRRLIEQGAHMLFNDGVQMMQLERQGR, encoded by the coding sequence ATGGGGGCCGATGCCGCGCCGGCCTGCCTCTCCGTGGGGGGAACGGTCGCAGAGTGCCCCGGTGCTACTCGGGAGCCGTGGGCGCTCTACGACCACCTTATCGCTGGCATCCCGAGAGGCATCCGGATCGAGCACTGGTGTCTCGGCAGCAGGTGGGCATACGTCGACGCTGAGTGCGGCATGGGAGTGTCGCTTGCGGTCAAAGGCGGGCCCGGCGCCTACTCCCTTGCCGAGCAGGCGGATGGACTTCAACTGCACGAGCTTGCAGCGTACGCGAAGTCGTGGAACTTCCGCGAGGCATCGGTGGGGATCGCGGCGCTCAACGCGTGGCACAGCTCGCCTGAGAGGCTTGCCGTCCTCGGCGTCCGGCTGTCCGCCGAGAGAGACGTCGGTCGCCGAGACGATGCCTTCAGAGCGTACCGCGAGCAGATTCGCGGCCGGCGTGTGGCCGTCATCGGTCATTTCCCGGCCGTCGGGGACCTTGCCGACCTCTGCGAACTCACCGTCCTCGAGCGTTCGCCCGCTTCCACGTCCGACTTGCCGGACTCTGCCTGTGAGTTCCTCCTTCCTAGACAGGACTTTGTCTTCATCACGGGGACGGCGATGACCAACAAGACGATCGTCCGGCTGCTCGAACTCTCGCGACGCGCCACGTGCATCCTAGTGGGTCCCAGCGTCGTGCCGTCACCGGTGCTCTTCGACTATGGCGTGGACGTCGCGGCAGGCTCGGTCGTTGTGGACAAGGCCCGGGTCCGCCGCTTGATCGAACAGGGCGCTCACATGTTGTTCAACGACGGCGTGCAGATGATGCAGTTGGAGCGTCAGGGACGGTGA
- a CDS encoding formylmethanofuran dehydrogenase produces the protein MLKRTFDEDLAMAVAYHGHLCAGQVLGTRIARIGLAHFGIDEPETYRDLIAFVEADRCLADAVCSVAKCNIGRRRLKWFDYGKMAATFYDINTDSAVRVCSIGQAKPGPNEDTVEFFSRFADDEFFSVEDVVVNIDEYDLPGRPKAHVTCDTCGEHVLDNRHLVRDGLVLCKACAGLPLYYRKSAAKCEVG, from the coding sequence GTGCTGAAGAGAACGTTCGATGAGGATCTGGCCATGGCCGTCGCCTATCACGGTCACCTGTGCGCGGGGCAGGTGCTGGGCACGCGCATCGCACGGATAGGGCTCGCGCATTTTGGGATCGACGAGCCCGAAACGTATCGCGATCTGATCGCTTTCGTCGAGGCCGACCGGTGTCTTGCCGACGCCGTCTGCTCGGTGGCGAAGTGCAACATCGGACGCCGGCGGCTCAAGTGGTTTGACTATGGGAAGATGGCGGCGACGTTCTACGACATCAATACCGACTCCGCCGTTCGTGTCTGTTCGATTGGGCAGGCAAAGCCCGGTCCGAATGAAGACACGGTCGAGTTCTTCTCGCGCTTTGCGGACGACGAGTTCTTCTCGGTGGAAGATGTGGTCGTCAACATCGACGAGTACGACTTGCCGGGCAGGCCCAAAGCGCACGTGACGTGCGACACGTGTGGCGAGCACGTCCTCGACAATCGCCATCTGGTTCGTGACGGACTCGTGCTGTGCAAGGCATGCGCCGGACTGCCTCTCTACTACCGCAAGAGCGCCGCGAAGTGCGAAGTCGGCTGA
- a CDS encoding DUF3825 domain-containing protein — MNDYAFVSAWENRLQSLARLAEPERWTYRSVPDVSPLPVLEAYIRHTFERVCEQHKICESEEFSCFNTGLLTPNQEEVFGLFQVSDRFDPSQPLCSTNRKWFLTKWITSSDRRLTEFMEVPRLPTYWEDPAETVFNPYLHVQVNFDHIICENLNRFPVELGGNLGSNGVPLEPDSEEDVEESEDSDSENAEEADIAVPLATRNALEGAMKHSIRLALRNHRVAVPQFHGNAIQLLLPLYLRDPNRPDLVLTLARQGDWYRATTIIYPDWAYQHARLLCRPNSEWLGGFRSDLATDC; from the coding sequence ATGAATGATTACGCGTTTGTGAGCGCGTGGGAAAATCGGCTGCAGTCCTTGGCGAGATTGGCCGAACCCGAGCGATGGACCTACAGGTCGGTTCCGGATGTGTCTCCGCTCCCGGTCCTCGAAGCCTATATTCGCCACACATTCGAGCGGGTTTGCGAGCAACACAAGATATGCGAGAGCGAGGAGTTCTCCTGCTTCAACACGGGATTGCTCACACCCAACCAAGAGGAGGTTTTCGGTCTCTTTCAAGTATCCGACCGCTTTGACCCGAGCCAACCGCTGTGCTCGACCAACAGGAAGTGGTTCCTGACCAAATGGATCACATCGAGCGACCGGCGTCTGACCGAGTTCATGGAAGTACCACGTCTGCCGACATACTGGGAGGATCCGGCAGAGACGGTCTTCAACCCATATCTTCACGTGCAAGTGAATTTCGATCACATCATCTGTGAGAACCTGAATCGGTTCCCCGTCGAGTTGGGTGGCAACCTCGGCTCCAACGGCGTGCCCCTGGAACCGGACAGTGAAGAAGACGTCGAGGAGTCGGAGGATTCGGACAGCGAGAATGCGGAAGAAGCAGATATCGCTGTTCCCTTAGCCACCAGAAACGCGCTGGAAGGTGCGATGAAGCACAGCATTCGGCTAGCACTGAGAAACCACAGGGTGGCAGTTCCCCAGTTCCACGGGAACGCGATCCAGCTTCTCCTTCCCTTGTATCTGCGAGACCCGAACCGCCCGGATCTCGTGCTGACCCTTGCACGTCAAGGGGATTGGTATCGAGCCACAACGATCATATATCCGGACTGGGCCTATCAACATGCTCGGCTGTTGTGCCGCCCGAACAGCGAGTGGCTTGGCGGATTTCGCAGCGACTTGGCGACCGACTGCTAG
- a CDS encoding rubrerythrin family protein — protein MASIKGTETEKNLLKSFAGESQARNRYTYFASVARDEGFQQIMAIFQETAENEKEHAKVFFKYLEGGDTEITASYPAGRIGTTAENLLAAAEGELMEWGTLYPEFARIADEEGFADIATSFREIGEVEEHHEARYRKLLENVNGHVVFKRDGEVYWKCRNCGYVHKGAEAPAECPACKHPQAYYELLCENY, from the coding sequence ATGGCAAGCATCAAAGGCACCGAGACCGAGAAGAACCTCCTGAAGTCGTTCGCCGGCGAATCGCAGGCGCGCAACCGCTACACGTACTTTGCGAGCGTCGCACGTGATGAGGGGTTTCAGCAGATTATGGCGATCTTCCAGGAGACCGCCGAAAATGAGAAGGAGCACGCGAAGGTCTTCTTCAAGTACCTTGAGGGCGGCGACACTGAGATCACGGCCAGCTACCCGGCCGGTCGCATCGGCACGACGGCCGAGAACCTCCTGGCCGCTGCCGAAGGCGAGCTCATGGAATGGGGCACGCTCTATCCCGAATTCGCTCGCATCGCCGATGAAGAGGGCTTCGCCGACATCGCTACTTCATTTCGTGAGATCGGCGAGGTCGAAGAGCACCACGAGGCGCGCTATCGCAAGCTCCTCGAAAACGTGAACGGTCACGTGGTCTTCAAACGCGACGGCGAGGTCTACTGGAAGTGCCGCAACTGCGGTTACGTCCACAAGGGCGCGGAGGCGCCGGCCGAATGTCCGGCGTGCAAGCACCCGCAGGCGTACTACGAACTCCTCTGCGAGAACTACTAG
- a CDS encoding LysR family transcriptional regulator, with translation MLNVTRLKMLREVASRGTIAAAAEALFMTPSAVSQQMAVLEREAGIQLLERHGRGVKLTDAGSRLVTNTERVLAELERAEADLVAASRGIVGHVRVSAFPTAARALLVPVFPTLLKDYPNLRVSMVDLEPEESLPALKNDALDLVVTYEWNVLPSLEDPGIEREQLFTEPVFLALPAGHSLANKEQIAVADLREEEWIVGRDATSMLELVVTATRREGYEPRTDFHSMDFQVILAAVGAGLGVALVPPLALIGEYPDVAIRRIEGLHLDRTIWSNIRRGSGGNPGIAVVLAALRATAADVSAHMSVHPADGAPAKT, from the coding sequence ATGTTGAACGTCACCCGGCTGAAGATGCTCCGTGAAGTCGCCTCCCGCGGCACGATCGCTGCAGCGGCGGAGGCCCTTTTCATGACGCCATCTGCTGTCTCCCAGCAGATGGCGGTGCTTGAGCGCGAGGCCGGAATCCAGCTTCTCGAGCGGCATGGCCGAGGCGTGAAACTCACCGATGCTGGATCGCGGCTCGTCACCAACACCGAACGCGTCCTCGCAGAGCTTGAGCGCGCGGAGGCCGATCTGGTTGCTGCGTCCCGCGGGATCGTGGGACATGTCAGAGTATCCGCATTCCCGACGGCCGCGCGCGCTCTCTTGGTGCCGGTATTTCCCACGCTGCTCAAGGACTATCCAAACCTGCGAGTCTCGATGGTCGACCTAGAGCCGGAGGAGTCTCTTCCTGCTCTGAAGAACGACGCGCTGGACCTCGTCGTCACCTATGAATGGAACGTGCTCCCCAGCCTCGAGGATCCGGGCATCGAGCGGGAGCAGCTCTTCACCGAACCGGTATTCCTCGCCCTGCCTGCAGGCCATTCACTTGCGAACAAGGAACAGATCGCCGTCGCCGACCTGCGCGAGGAGGAGTGGATCGTCGGCCGAGACGCGACATCGATGCTGGAGCTTGTCGTCACCGCGACTCGGCGCGAAGGGTATGAGCCGCGCACTGACTTCCACTCGATGGACTTCCAGGTCATCCTTGCCGCCGTCGGCGCGGGCCTAGGCGTGGCACTCGTTCCCCCGCTGGCGCTGATCGGCGAGTATCCGGACGTGGCAATTCGCCGAATCGAAGGCCTGCATCTAGACCGAACCATCTGGTCGAACATCCGCCGCGGCAGTGGAGGTAACCCCGGCATCGCCGTCGTTCTTGCGGCGCTTCGCGCGACAGCCGCCGATGTTTCCGCGCACATGAGCGTGCATCCGGCAGACGGCGCCCCTGCGAAAACCTAG
- a CDS encoding SDR family oxidoreductase — protein sequence MRILIVGAESRLGREVAVRALGHGHEVRALTSGGPLAVANDRLDVIHGDPLDFDVVNAAVRGVSGVAVVLPEGGGAYEGAIANIIHAMAENMSTRLVAESAVGAFARGDSRLPLAKRFKATTVRRRDIDELEAMERRIVASDLDWTIVRPFGLTDDPPRGQYRVSLSGEILSAMKPVPRADVASVMVKALETDTYWRRVVTVAG from the coding sequence ATGCGGATCCTGATCGTGGGGGCGGAGAGCCGCCTTGGGCGAGAAGTGGCGGTCCGGGCTTTGGGGCACGGACACGAAGTTCGCGCGCTCACGAGTGGCGGACCGCTCGCCGTCGCCAACGACCGTCTCGACGTCATCCACGGAGATCCGCTCGATTTCGATGTGGTGAACGCGGCGGTGCGCGGCGTCTCCGGCGTCGCCGTCGTGCTTCCTGAAGGGGGAGGCGCCTACGAAGGCGCAATCGCCAACATCATTCATGCGATGGCCGAGAACATGTCGACCCGCCTGGTCGCCGAGAGCGCGGTGGGTGCCTTCGCTCGCGGGGACAGCCGACTGCCGCTGGCCAAACGCTTCAAGGCGACGACGGTCCGGCGCCGCGACATCGACGAGCTTGAAGCGATGGAGCGCAGGATCGTGGCCTCCGATCTTGACTGGACGATAGTGCGTCCCTTCGGCCTGACGGACGACCCGCCGAGAGGGCAATACCGCGTGTCCTTGTCCGGTGAGATCCTCTCGGCGATGAAGCCGGTGCCCAGGGCGGACGTCGCATCGGTGATGGTCAAAGCGCTGGAGACGGATACGTACTGGCGGCGGGTGGTCACCGTCGCCGGCTAG
- a CDS encoding copper-translocating P-type ATPase — MTIKGGADMKTTVFAVGGMTCASCSAIIERIVGRMGGVASAVVNLATERLTVTYDPAEIDTARIVAAVQSAGYTATEMPGAAPAAASAVPATTGAAATASGTCPVMPPAQGHVTLGLLGMTCASCAAVIEKTLTRLTGVERASVNLAANTGTVDFDPALVSIDALISAVKKAGYDAVVAVEKVPGSTSGQDVQAAEQERAVRHSRRMLIIAAEFAIPTLLISMVPPFMTAIPAWYAIVMSNLTGVWMEPEMAQKYLAFILATPVQFYAGAQFYRGFWYALKRRSGNMDTLIAIGTSAAYFYSVAATFVPSLSLQPVFYETGALLIMFVLLGKLLEATAKGRTGDAIRKLMGLAARTARVVRGGTEIDIPAEQVVVGDIVVVRPGEKVPVDGVITEGVSAVDESMLTGESIPAEKNPGDTVIGATLNKMGAFRFRATKVGADTMLAQIVRLVEDAQGSKAPVQRFADRISAIFVPVVVGAAVLTFLVWLLIVPNFVDEAFYATATPFLRALLAGTAVIVIACPCALGLATPTAIMVGTGKGAENGILIKSGDALETAYRIKAIVFDKTGTLTHGKPVVTEAEAFASFDTEALLGLAAALEKSSEHPLAEAIVARAREDSLVLPAVEGFSAIPGHGVEGSVAGRRVVLGNRRLMEREGVDIAAHAGRIEQIEGEGKTVMLVAVDETAAGLIAVADTLKENSREAVARLTKMGVEVYMITGDNRRTAEAIALQAGIPADRVLAEVLPEHKAEEVAKLQARGLVTAMVGDGINDTPALAQADVGIAMGAGTDVAVETGGIVLIKNDLRDVVTAIELSRATMRKIHQNFFWALGYNSLGIPIAALGLLRPEIAGAAMALSSVSVVTSSLMLRRFRPSFSKDAPRIAEEA; from the coding sequence ATGACCATCAAAGGAGGCGCAGACATGAAGACAACAGTATTCGCAGTTGGCGGAATGACCTGCGCGTCGTGCTCCGCGATCATCGAGCGCATCGTCGGTAGGATGGGAGGCGTTGCCTCGGCGGTCGTCAACTTGGCGACTGAGAGGCTCACGGTCACGTATGATCCGGCCGAGATCGACACCGCGCGCATTGTGGCTGCGGTTCAATCCGCGGGCTACACCGCGACCGAGATGCCGGGCGCTGCCCCGGCCGCCGCAAGCGCCGTGCCTGCGACGACGGGCGCTGCTGCGACAGCGTCGGGCACCTGTCCGGTCATGCCGCCTGCGCAGGGGCACGTCACGCTCGGGCTTCTCGGCATGACATGCGCGTCGTGTGCGGCCGTCATCGAGAAGACCCTCACGCGACTGACGGGCGTGGAACGGGCGAGCGTGAACCTTGCAGCCAACACGGGGACGGTCGACTTCGATCCGGCGCTGGTGAGCATCGACGCCCTGATCAGCGCCGTGAAGAAAGCTGGCTACGATGCCGTCGTCGCCGTCGAGAAGGTGCCCGGCTCGACCAGCGGTCAGGACGTTCAAGCTGCTGAGCAAGAACGCGCTGTGAGGCACAGTCGCCGCATGCTGATCATCGCGGCCGAGTTCGCGATACCGACGTTGCTGATCTCCATGGTGCCGCCGTTCATGACCGCTATCCCCGCGTGGTATGCAATCGTGATGTCGAATCTCACTGGTGTCTGGATGGAACCGGAGATGGCACAGAAATACCTGGCGTTCATTCTGGCAACGCCTGTGCAGTTCTACGCCGGCGCGCAGTTCTATCGCGGCTTCTGGTATGCGCTCAAGCGGCGCAGCGGCAACATGGACACGCTGATCGCCATCGGCACCTCGGCGGCGTACTTCTACAGCGTCGCCGCGACGTTTGTCCCCTCACTCAGCTTACAGCCGGTCTTTTACGAGACCGGCGCGCTGCTGATCATGTTCGTGCTGCTGGGCAAGTTGCTGGAGGCTACCGCCAAGGGCCGCACCGGCGACGCGATCAGGAAGCTGATGGGGCTGGCCGCGCGCACGGCGCGCGTCGTGCGTGGCGGAACGGAGATCGACATCCCCGCAGAGCAGGTCGTCGTCGGCGACATCGTCGTGGTGCGCCCCGGCGAAAAGGTGCCGGTCGACGGCGTCATCACCGAGGGTGTCTCGGCGGTCGACGAGTCCATGCTCACAGGCGAGTCCATCCCTGCCGAGAAGAACCCCGGCGACACGGTCATTGGTGCGACGCTCAACAAGATGGGCGCGTTTCGCTTCCGCGCGACCAAAGTCGGCGCCGACACGATGCTTGCGCAGATCGTTCGCTTGGTGGAGGACGCGCAGGGCTCCAAAGCGCCGGTGCAGCGCTTCGCCGACCGCATCAGCGCGATCTTCGTACCCGTGGTCGTCGGCGCGGCAGTGCTCACGTTCCTGGTTTGGCTGCTGATCGTGCCGAACTTCGTGGATGAGGCGTTCTACGCAACGGCGACTCCGTTCCTGAGGGCGCTCTTAGCCGGCACCGCCGTCATCGTGATCGCGTGCCCGTGCGCGCTGGGCCTGGCCACGCCGACCGCCATCATGGTGGGTACCGGCAAGGGAGCCGAGAACGGCATCCTGATCAAGAGCGGCGACGCGCTTGAGACGGCCTATCGGATCAAGGCGATCGTGTTCGACAAGACGGGCACGCTGACGCACGGCAAGCCGGTTGTCACGGAGGCCGAGGCGTTTGCGTCGTTCGACACGGAGGCACTTCTCGGCCTCGCGGCGGCGCTCGAGAAGTCTTCCGAGCATCCGCTTGCCGAGGCGATCGTGGCCCGCGCTCGTGAGGACAGCCTTGTGCTGCCGGCGGTCGAGGGGTTCTCGGCGATTCCGGGTCACGGCGTTGAGGGCTCGGTCGCCGGTCGGCGTGTCGTGCTGGGCAATCGAAGGCTCATGGAGCGCGAAGGCGTGGACATCGCTGCGCATGCGGGCCGCATCGAGCAGATCGAGGGCGAGGGCAAGACCGTGATGCTGGTCGCGGTTGACGAAACCGCGGCCGGTCTGATCGCAGTCGCCGACACGCTCAAGGAAAACTCGCGGGAGGCCGTCGCTCGGCTGACCAAGATGGGCGTCGAAGTCTACATGATCACAGGCGACAACCGACGCACCGCCGAGGCGATCGCCCTGCAGGCCGGCATCCCCGCCGACCGCGTGCTCGCCGAGGTCCTTCCGGAGCACAAGGCCGAGGAGGTCGCGAAGCTGCAGGCACGCGGGCTGGTCACCGCGATGGTTGGCGACGGCATCAACGACACGCCGGCGCTCGCGCAGGCCGACGTCGGCATCGCGATGGGCGCGGGAACCGACGTGGCTGTTGAGACCGGCGGCATCGTGCTCATCAAGAACGATCTGCGCGACGTAGTGACCGCGATCGAGCTCTCGCGCGCCACGATGCGCAAGATCCACCAGAACTTCTTCTGGGCGCTGGGCTACAACAGTCTCGGCATCCCGATTGCCGCGCTCGGCCTGCTGCGCCCTGAGATCGCGGGCGCCGCCATGGCGCTCTCGAGCGTGAGCGTGGTCACAAGCTCCCTCATGCTGAGGCGCTTCCGCCCGAGTTTCTCGAAAGACGCGCCACGTATCGCCGAGGAGGCCTGA
- a CDS encoding heavy-metal-associated domain-containing protein: MTTIQIKTGGMHCPSCAMLIQLSVEDLPGIESVKASNADGLTTVTFDPAAVTAEAIAEEIRKAGYSAEILA; encoded by the coding sequence ATGACCACCATCCAGATCAAGACCGGCGGAATGCACTGCCCCTCATGTGCGATGCTCATCCAGCTTAGCGTTGAAGATCTTCCCGGTATCGAGAGCGTCAAGGCGAGCAACGCCGATGGCCTGACGACCGTCACGTTCGACCCGGCCGCAGTGACCGCGGAGGCCATCGCAGAGGAGATCCGCAAGGCCGGCTACAGCGCCGAAATACTTGCGTAG
- the msrB gene encoding peptide-methionine (R)-S-oxide reductase MsrB, with translation MREKVVHTDDEWRALLTPEQFRVLRRAGTDPAFSGALTDMSEDGRYVCAGCGSTIFCSQAKFHSGCGWPAFYEPIAPDAVEEHADNTLGMRRVEIRCAVCEGHLGHVFDDGPPPTGVRHCINSAALKFEPTACGET, from the coding sequence ATGCGAGAGAAGGTAGTTCATACCGATGATGAGTGGCGGGCGCTGCTCACACCGGAGCAGTTTCGCGTGCTGAGACGTGCCGGCACCGATCCGGCGTTCTCGGGTGCGCTGACGGACATGTCCGAAGACGGGCGCTACGTCTGTGCAGGCTGCGGGTCCACAATCTTCTGTTCCCAGGCGAAGTTTCATTCCGGTTGCGGCTGGCCTGCGTTCTACGAGCCGATTGCGCCGGATGCGGTGGAAGAGCATGCGGACAACACCCTCGGAATGCGGCGCGTAGAAATACGGTGCGCGGTGTGCGAGGGCCATCTCGGCCACGTGTTCGATGACGGTCCGCCGCCCACGGGTGTGCGCCACTGCATCAACTCGGCGGCGCTGAAGTTCGAACCGACCGCATGCGGCGAAACATAG
- the cadA gene encoding cadmium-translocating P-type ATPase has protein sequence MISDFRRRFWISLALTVPVVLLSRDLPFVSAERLVPLPGAGWVLLALASFIYVYGGEPFLKGMVRELRQRTPGMMTLVAVATTVAYAYSAATVLGLAGMPFFWELATLVDIMLLGHWVEMRSVGEASKALEELARLMPSVAHLRRADGEIQDVPTESLVNGDAVLVRPGEKVPADGDVGQGSSSVDESLLTGESLPVRKGPGDAVIGGSINAEGALWVTVRRTGAESFLAQVIELVRSAQESKSGTQDLADRAAKWLTLVALTGGAITFAVWLALGEPLAFAMERAVTVMVIACPHALGLAIPLVVAVSIALGARGGVLVRDRSAFEAARRVGVVVFDKTGTLTQGRFSFAEVAVLGEISRDELLSLAASVESLSEHPIARAISAEAPTALPAEDFAALPGEGVRGRVAGHEIAVVSQASLAQRALFAPPQVAALSSGGRTVVCVLADGALVGAIALADAVRPESAEAVRHLKALGIEPVMLTGDSRPVAERIASELGIARIFAEVRPAEKSAVIGRLRASGKVVAMVGDGVNDAPALATADVGIAVAAGTDVAAATADIVLVRSDLRDVITTIELARATYSKMRQNLGWALGYNLIAIPLAAGALAGVGVILSPAVGAALMSVSTVIVALNARTLRLRREE, from the coding sequence ATGATCTCCGACTTTCGTCGGCGCTTCTGGATATCTCTCGCGCTCACGGTGCCTGTGGTGCTCCTGTCGCGCGACCTGCCGTTCGTGTCGGCCGAGCGCCTTGTTCCTCTGCCGGGCGCCGGCTGGGTTCTCCTGGCCCTCGCGTCTTTCATCTACGTATATGGCGGCGAGCCGTTTCTGAAGGGGATGGTCCGCGAACTTCGCCAACGCACGCCCGGCATGATGACGCTGGTCGCGGTGGCGACCACGGTCGCCTACGCATACAGCGCCGCTACCGTTCTCGGCTTGGCAGGAATGCCTTTCTTCTGGGAACTCGCAACACTCGTCGATATCATGCTGCTGGGCCACTGGGTCGAGATGCGCTCGGTCGGCGAAGCGTCCAAAGCACTCGAGGAGCTTGCCCGGCTGATGCCGTCTGTCGCGCACCTTCGGCGTGCGGACGGTGAGATCCAAGACGTGCCGACGGAGTCGCTGGTCAACGGCGATGCGGTGCTGGTGCGGCCCGGCGAGAAGGTCCCCGCTGACGGTGACGTCGGGCAAGGTTCCTCGTCGGTCGATGAGTCGCTGCTCACCGGTGAATCGCTTCCCGTGCGCAAGGGGCCGGGCGACGCGGTCATCGGCGGCTCGATCAACGCCGAGGGGGCGCTCTGGGTGACCGTGCGGCGCACCGGCGCGGAGTCGTTCCTGGCCCAGGTTATCGAGCTGGTGCGCTCGGCGCAGGAATCGAAGTCGGGGACGCAGGATCTGGCAGACCGCGCCGCGAAGTGGCTCACCCTCGTCGCGCTCACCGGCGGCGCCATCACGTTCGCGGTGTGGCTCGCGTTGGGCGAGCCGCTGGCGTTCGCGATGGAGCGCGCGGTGACAGTGATGGTGATCGCGTGCCCGCACGCGCTCGGGCTGGCGATCCCGCTGGTGGTCGCGGTGTCGATTGCGCTTGGCGCCCGTGGTGGCGTGCTGGTGCGAGATCGCTCGGCATTCGAGGCCGCCCGGCGGGTTGGAGTGGTCGTCTTCGACAAGACGGGGACGCTCACGCAAGGCCGCTTCAGTTTCGCCGAGGTCGCTGTGCTCGGCGAGATCTCACGCGACGAACTTCTGTCGCTCGCGGCTTCGGTGGAGTCGCTCTCCGAGCATCCGATTGCGCGCGCCATCTCTGCAGAGGCCCCGACCGCCCTCCCGGCGGAAGACTTCGCGGCTCTTCCCGGCGAGGGCGTTCGCGGCCGCGTCGCCGGGCACGAGATCGCCGTCGTCAGTCAGGCATCACTTGCGCAGCGCGCGCTCTTTGCGCCGCCCCAAGTAGCTGCGCTTTCCTCGGGTGGCCGCACGGTGGTGTGCGTGCTTGCGGACGGCGCGCTTGTGGGCGCCATCGCGCTCGCCGACGCCGTGCGGCCCGAGTCGGCCGAGGCGGTCCGGCACCTCAAAGCTCTCGGCATCGAGCCAGTCATGCTGACCGGCGACAGCCGCCCGGTCGCCGAGAGGATCGCCTCCGAGCTGGGTATCGCACGCATATTCGCTGAGGTCCGCCCAGCCGAGAAGTCCGCGGTCATCGGCCGCTTGCGGGCGTCGGGCAAGGTCGTGGCGATGGTGGGCGACGGCGTGAACGACGCTCCCGCACTGGCGACCGCAGACGTGGGGATCGCGGTGGCCGCCGGCACTGACGTGGCTGCCGCCACGGCCGACATCGTGCTGGTCAGAAGCGACCTGCGCGACGTGATCACCACCATCGAACTCGCGCGCGCCACCTACTCGAAGATGAGGCAGAACCTCGGGTGGGCTTTGGGGTACAACCTGATTGCGATCCCGTTGGCCGCAGGAGCGCTTGCGGGCGTGGGCGTGATTCTGAGCCCGGCGGTCGGGGCCGCGCTCATGTCGGTGTCGACTGTTATCGTGGCGCTGAACGCACGGACTTTGCGCTTGCGCCGAGAGGAGTAG